The following are encoded in a window of Primulina eburnea isolate SZY01 chromosome 4, ASM2296580v1, whole genome shotgun sequence genomic DNA:
- the LOC140830108 gene encoding uncharacterized protein → MVAFDVILGMDWLYAYRAVIDCVEKTVKFLTGDNDSVEFVGLGSSLSIPLVSCLQATKLLNKGCTGFLALVSDVNRDSNLQIQDIDVVQEYPDVFADDVPGLPPDREVEFVIELIPEQVAFLGHIVSKEGISVDPSKIEVIKQWSIPKTVSEIWSFLGLAGYYRRFIADFSKIALPLTSLTRKIIKFEWTIECQQAFQTLKDKLTSAPVLVLPCGTEDFVVYTDASKQCLGAVLMQRGKVIAYASRQLKEYEKNYPTHDLELAAVVKIEHQRPAGTLLSIPIPQWKWEHITMDFVTGLPRTPKGYNSIWVIVDRLTKSAHFLPVKITFTMNQYAEIYVAEIEVGIPNCLLSNLRITTANNLQSAWHLMKLYMEEGADLHYTGKSR, encoded by the exons atggttgctttcgatgttATTTTGGGTATGGATTGGTTATACGCTTATCGTGCCGTTATTGATTGTGTGGAAAAGACCGTGAAGTTTTTAACTGGTGATAATGATAGTGTTGAATTTGTTGGGCTAGGTTCATCGCTCAGTATTCCCCTTGTTTCTTGTCTACAAGCTACAAAATTATTGAATAAGGGGTGTACTGGTTTTCTGGCCTTAGTATCGGATGTGAATAGGGACAGTAATTTGCAAATTCAGGATATTGATGTGGTTCAGGAATATCCTGACGTATTTGCTGATGATGTGCCTGGCTTACCTCCTGATCGAgaggtagagtttgttattgaattgattCCAG agCAAGTGGCGTTTTTGGGCCATATTGTGTCAAAAGAAGGAATATCAGTCGATCCATCCAAGATTGAAGTTATTAAGCAATGGTCCATTCCAAAGACAGTTTCAGAGAtatggagttttcttggtttggcaggatattacagaCGATTCATAGCAGACTTCTCGAAAATAGCATTGCCATTGACAAGCTTGACACGAAAGATCATTAAATTTGAATGGACCATAGAATGCCAACAAGCATTCCAAACCTTGAAAGATAAGTTAACTTCTGCCCCTGTATTAGTACTTCCTTGTGGTACTGAGGACTTTGTTGTATATACAGATGCCTCAAAGCAGTGTTTAGGTGCTGTGTTGATGCAACGTGGGAaagtgattgcttatgcttctcgtcagctaAAAgaatacgagaagaattatcccacacatgatttGGAGTTGGCGGCTGTG gttaagattgagcatcaaaGACCTGCGGGAACTTTGCTATCTATCCCTAtacctcaatggaaatgggaacacataACCATGGACTTCGTAACGGGACTTCCAAGAACACCAAAGGGTTACAACTCcatatgggtgattgttgacCGGTTAACCAAGTCAGCTCATTTTCTTCCAGTAAAGATAACGTTTACAATGAACCAATATGCTGAAATTTATGTAGCTGAAATT GAagttgggattccaaattgcctcttgtcgAATTTACGTATAACAACAGCTAACAATCTTCAATCGGCATGGCACCttatgaagctttatatggaagAAGGTGCCGATCTCCATTATACTGGAAAAAGTAGGTGA
- the LOC140830109 gene encoding uncharacterized protein, producing the protein MPPKRKVTEGDDRTPTTDRTTNVVDEFSRLIQEHAKVHGEQIQQLLSLHTSTQGHGQGRGQSRGESTEGSSYELFRRINPPKFVGGADPLFTDRDRVSYSVFMLVKAARIWWEATKVTVNVRELKWDDFKELFYAKYFSREVKAKKVKEFLALSQDSLSVAEYILKYEEGCVFVPFIAENDKDKGRHFLRGLKLEIRRDVHMAKVITYPDIVERALLAEHDEQEIEKERQLRRQAFQTRGQGASASTRGGYKGKGKMEQRNKPSVPSSDVERSLCPKCGKLH; encoded by the exons ATGCCTCCTAAACGAAAGGTTACTGAAGGGGATGATAGGACCCCTACTACTGATAGGACTACCAACGTTGTAGATGAATTCAGTAGATTAATACAAGAACATGCGAAAGTTCATGGTGAACAAATTCAACAGTTGTTGAGCCTGCATACCTCAACCCAGGGTCATGGTCAAGGAAGAGGACAGAGTAGAGGGGAAAGCACCGAAGGTAGTTCTTATGAATTGTTCAGGCGTATAAATCCTCCCAAATTTGTCGGTGGTGCCGATCCACTC TTCACTGATCGAGATAGAGTGAGCTATTCTGTGTTTATGCTAGTGAAAGCTGCTCGCATCTGGTGGGAAGCTACGAAAGTGACTGTCAATGTTCGCGAGTTAAAATGGGATGATTTCAAAGAGTTATTTTATGCCAAGTACTTTTCAAGAGAAGTTAAAGCAAAGAAAGTTAAAGAATTTCTTGCATTGAGCCAAGATTCCTTGTCTGTTGCTGAGTATATATTGAAATATGAAGAAGGATGCGTGTTTGTTCCATTTATTGCTGAAAATGATAAAGACAAAGGAAGACACTTCCTTCGTGGGTTGAAACTGGAAATTCGAAGGGATGTGCATATGGCAAAAGTGATCACTTATCCAGACATTGTGGAAAGAGCCTTACTTGCTGAACACGATGAACAGGAAATTGAAAAGGAGCGACAATTAAGAAGACAAGCTTTTCAAACTAGAGGGCAAGGTGCAAGTGCTAGTACTCGAGGTGGATACAAAGGAAAGGGCAAAATGGAGCAACGCAATAAACCTTCCGTGCCTTCTTCAGATGTGGAGCGATCGTTATgccctaagtgtggcaagcTACACTAA